The window TAAACAGTCCAAAATAATCCTTTCTGACCCTTTCAAATATTTCCCTTGAGCCCTCAAAGCTGTAAACATGCACCAGCTCATTTCTGTCTTCTATCATCCTGAGCCATGCTTCCTGATTTTCTATAAGCCCGTTCTGGTATGCCTGTTTGAAGCACTCCCTCGGGTTTTTGCAGACCACTCCGAGAAAAGCCAGAGCCTCTTTTATCAGCTTCCATGAAAGCTCGTAGCACAGCTCAAACCTCTTTATGGCACCCTCCACTTCAAGGTCAGACTTTGCCATACTTACACCCTCTTCAAGAGCCATCATAGCTCTTTCAAAATCCTCATACAGGTTTTGTAGCCTGCTTTTCATAGATGGAAACACCCTCAAGGTTTACCGCCTCCCTTATTTTGGGGTCTGCCCTCCTGAGGTCCACAAGGTCCACGTTGCCCACAAAGGAGCCCGTGTCTATGGGTCTGTCGCCGGATATCTCCAGTGCTATGTCTATATCAGAGTCCCTTCTTGCATCGCCTCTTGCCCTTGAGCCAAAGAGGATTATAGCCTGCGGGTCAAAGGCTTTTATGAGCCCTTCTGTAAGTTTTCTCAGGCTTTCTGGCTCAGAGAGTTTGAGGCTGGTGGCTATATTCTGTTTTCTCAGGTGTATTCTCAGCTCCTCCAGTATTTTGTAGTCTGCCATGCCCCTTTTTCCACCAAAGTCCAGCGATTCTCCCTCTGGCAGGAACCTTCCACTCAGCCTCAGCATCAGCCAGCGGTATCTGTCTCCCTGCCTTATGACCTTCACCACAAGGGGCGAAGCCCTCCTTTGAGACTTTGTAGACTTTAAAAACTGGTCTTTGCTGTGCCTGATGGGCAGTCCAAAGGCGCCCATCTCAAAGAGCCTGTTTTTGTGCTGTTTTCTGAACTCCATAATGTGCCTTCCAACCTTGTCCAGTGCCTCAATCCACGAATCAAAGTCGCTTTTGCTGATAAGGAGCTTTGAAAAGGAGAGGTTTGAATACTCAGCACAGAAATCCTTTCCGCCCCCCACAAGCTCTATAGCCTTTTTGAGGTTCTCAGAGAGCCATCTGCCCAGCTTTTCATCAGGACTAAAGCTAAGCCAGTCAATCTCTGGCTCAACCCTTATGCAGTCAAGGTTTCCACCGCCTCTTCTTGCCCTTGAGCCC is drawn from Aquificaceae bacterium and contains these coding sequences:
- a CDS encoding HI0074 family nucleotidyltransferase substrate-binding subunit; the encoded protein is MKSRLQNLYEDFERAMMALEEGVSMAKSDLEVEGAIKRFELCYELSWKLIKEALAFLGVVCKNPRECFKQAYQNGLIENQEAWLRMIEDRNELVHVYSFEGSREIFERVRKDYFGLFIHLKERVKGMLEGQDE
- the cmr1 gene encoding type III-B CRISPR module RAMP protein Cmr1; amino-acid sequence: MKKLTFELEFITPAFIGGADQQAELRPASFVGLLRWWWRALKGLDDTEKLYKVEVEIFGGHTEDGARAGKVWIKLSEVSGKDHISERPMKEKYKLDWDYAGREGLKGEHVGVGYLLYSVNMRSKEKRERGFLEAGYRFRLTLLGEERYLKPVVASLWALVYLGGVGSRARRGGGNLDCIRVEPEIDWLSFSPDEKLGRWLSENLKKAIELVGGGKDFCAEYSNLSFSKLLISKSDFDSWIEALDKVGRHIMEFRKQHKNRLFEMGAFGLPIRHSKDQFLKSTKSQRRASPLVVKVIRQGDRYRWLMLRLSGRFLPEGESLDFGGKRGMADYKILEELRIHLRKQNIATSLKLSEPESLRKLTEGLIKAFDPQAIILFGSRARGDARRDSDIDIALEISGDRPIDTGSFVGNVDLVDLRRADPKIREAVNLEGVSIYEKQATKPV